From the genome of Oxyura jamaicensis isolate SHBP4307 breed ruddy duck chromosome 2, BPBGC_Ojam_1.0, whole genome shotgun sequence:
AAGATTAGTTCAGTCTTGTCCTACCCTTCCCATTTATTCAGTACATGCCATGTTTCTCTGCCCTGTTTTCCCCTTTATTAGGCTTTTCTTTGGGCTTTCCAAACTTGTATgactcttctatttttttatgttcCTGGTCAGCATGCCAGGTGGAAGAGTTTGATCTGTGCATACAATTTTGAGACAGGTTTTATAGGCGACTGCTCTTTTCACTAGGCACAGCAGCACAATGGCATTTCTGAAACACCGTGTGCAAACATATTGTTAAAACATTAAGCAGTCAAGGGCTATAAAATCAATCGAGGTATTAGCCTGTAGTCCTGAACCGCCTTTCGGTACAAATGAACcgataaaatatttatacatgaGGCACAAAAACTTGTTTAAACTAGAAGGCCTcgatttaaaacaaaaccctatTGCAATGATCTGTAATGCAGTCTCTCTGGAAAGCTTACGGAGAAAGCTTGAGGGTGACCACTGCAGCACTTCAGCTGCAGTGATAATGCATGGCTGCCTATCGGCTGCAGCGCAGAATTacccctgctggcagcagataCAGCGGACAGGAACGGATGCGTGCTGTCATGCTCCGCCGATAAACCCTGCATCCAGAGAAACAGGGAGACTTCACGTATTCCGAAGCAGCTGCGAGCAGTTGCTTTTCCAGGAGCACCTGATGCGAATGTCAAAACGGGGAGCAGCGTGTTTTTCTTCACGCGTTTTCTTTAAAGTCAGCAAAGCGATCGGTGGACTCAAAGTGCACTGAAAGGTCTTGGCAGCACCAAGgtgaggaaaaagcaaacctaACTTTCCAGTCAGGCTGCAACGCGCAGCTTCTGGCACGCCGGCTCGCTCGTATCAGTTGAGGACCAAAATGTCAGCCAAgtttcagcatttcagatttcatttgcaGGATTTACACGCGAAGGCCaaattttctcctcttctcacTACGTTAAAATTCAGCTTCTACCTTTTGTTTAAAGAGACATGTGGGATCAACAGGATACGATCAGACAAGGAGCCACAGCCTCCCAAACCAGCTCTAAAAGTAGTTATTCTTGCCttaaatcaggaagaaaaaggaatgaataCGATAATCAGGGTGACATAACTCTTAACCTTGCAGTTTCACAGCATATTATGGGGAAAGGAATTAATGGTCACAAGATGTTCTGAAGACCAAAATTGCTAAATGCTAattattttgtggatttttttttttctctgtagataACTATAGGCAGTggcattttcttcaaaagtcAAACACGAATCCACTCTACAAAACCCGTACTTCCAGCTGGGAACAGGAGGTGATCAGTGGTGACTTCATCCCAACCCATTTCTGTGCATCTACTCATACAACGATCACTTAAACAGACCCAGGCACAGGGCTGTCTTCCCACGGGCTTTTATCTTCTGATGGAGAAAGAGGATGCCTCAATTGTGCCTTCTTACGTAGTCTTTAGGAACTTTCTAATCTTGGGCGCTTTACAGTCACTGCAAGTAGAAAATTATGTAAATGGTTGTTGTTACAGCACACCCTGCCAATCTATTGCTATCCATGTGCTACCGttaaaaaagcatgcaaatTATTCACCTCTCATGCCatttaatgaagtattttatgtgCAATGGTGTCTGTCAGATACCATTAACTTGCTTTTTACTCTAAAATGGGCTTCAAAGAGAGGATGATGGTATACTTTTTTAGATAAATGTCACAAAAGTTGCCCAGAACACCAATAAACagtcattttcatattttgtgcTTTCAGCTACTACTGTGGAAGACCTGTATATTCAAGGATGGCATCATACCTTCCCAGCTGGTTTTCATATACAGGGTCACCAGGCAGAACTTTTTTATATCCTAGGTAGGCATCTTGAGTCTGTTGGGTAATACGCACAgaaattttcctgtttcctctcCTCATTTCTGTGTACATCTGTGAACAACCTACCAAAGTTGGATAAAGAtgcaaatatattcaaaattaaGGTTTCGTTACAGCTGTTAAAGGAATGCTTATCGCAGCACTTCAGAGGTGGCTGCACATCTGCTGCCCACACCACACGGCTCAGCAGAGGGGCACCCTGGCCACCCTAGAACTGAGAGGCATGAGGGCACACGCACCTATGAAGAGAGATGCTCAAGGAAATCGAAACATTGCTGAATTTATGCTGTTCCTGTTTTCAAAAACGTATGCGGAGAATCCAGGCTGGCTCAAAGCATCTCAGAAAAAGCGGAGTGTTGCCCTGGAGATGTGGAACGGGGACAGGATTGTATCTAacagggggagagaaaggaatggGAGGCcgccactgctgctgcctgcttccttGTGGGGCACGACGGGCGCTGCTCCTTTGGGCAAGGGCTGCTCcggccccagggctgctgccctcAGGCTGTTCCTCGCCGGCAGCAGCTGCCCAAAACCCGATGTTCCCAGAAATGGGGCTGGTGCCAGTGAAACGCCAGGGCACAGACGAGAAGCAGAAGCCCCCAGTGTTGCAGCCCGGGCTTTGGCTGCCTCCCGCAGCGTTAACAGGCTTCGTGGCTGTGATGGCACCTCCGGAGCGTTTCAAGGGGGGACAAAAGAGCGCATTTCCCTCTTTTAAAGTTACTTCGGACTCAGAAATCAGCACGCCACACGGAAGCTTTTAACAACGCCCCTGCTTTCGGCTTTATTAACGGTTGGCAATGACAGGGCTCTGCCTCCTGACCCAGGAGGAAGCCAACACgcctttccctgcagctccttggcTGCGCACCACGGGCCAGCAGGAGGCCGGGCACAGAGCCTCCACCACACATggtgagaagaagaaaaagcgctgggaagaggcaggcgcaggggcagccccacggGCACCGCCTCAGGAATCGCCTCAGGCATCGCCCCCACCCcgcccctgcctccccctccctcACGGGGGGCAGTGGGCGTGGTttcgccgccgccgccttcccGCCTTCGCGCCCCTGCGCGCGCACGCAACGtcccctccccctctccctccaccCGCGCGCCTCAGCTGCCGCCGAGCCTCCGCGTCACGTGCTCCCCCTTGCCCTCCTCGGCGGCCAATGGGCGGGCGCGCCGCGGGCCACGGAGCCTATATAAGGCGGCGCGCAGCGCGGCGGTCCCGGCAgtgaggcggcggcggcagcgcggGGGGGTGTGTGCGGGGCGGTGCCTGCAGTGGCGGCGGCTTCCCGGCTGCAGCCGTCTGGGAAGGAGCCAGGTGAGCCAGCTCTGGGGCGGCGCGGagggggggaggcagggctggggggaggcggAGGAAGCGGCCGTGTTAACCTCGGGGGTATAGTGGTGGCCGGCGGGGTGGGCCGGGCCCTGCCCTGTCCCGGgggagcgggcggcggcggctcggtGTGTCCGCGGAGCGGCTGCGTGTGTGCTGTGCCTTCCTCCCGGCGTCCCTCCGGGTCGCTCCGTCTTCTCTAACGACCTCTCCGCCTTTGCTTCTTCGCCCTCTTTTcccacctcccttcccccccccccccccccacgggcTTCTGCTTTGTGGATGTTGGCGGCTTCTTGTTGTGACAGGAGAATGTGTGTGTGCCCCGGGCCCAGGCGGATCGGTATGTATCTCATGTATCTCGCACCGGTGGGGGGGGCTTGGGGGtccccagggctcagcctgGCCGGCAGCAGGCTCCTGGCCGCGCCGAGCCTGCCTCgttccttctcccctcctctccagcagcctccaggtCAGGTGTCTGACAGTGTGGTTAAGGAGGTGTTTTGGAggagcctggctgagcagcgTCAAGTGGCCTTCGTAGGACAGTTGTAGTAAGCCCTTGTTTAAGGAAGGAGTAATATACTTCTGTTTTATCAGTATAGTCCTACAAACCCCATAAACTGACCATCTGGCtcattatttgctgtttttgtggCCTGAGAAGTAGTATTTGTACTGTGTTTTGGGCCTGAAGAGGCTTTTAATGCTGGCTTGATGCCAATCACCTGACACATCTTGGTTGCATAGTAAAATTTCTACTtaatatcttttccttttgtccaGTCATCTTCATCAACTTGAGGTCTTAAAGTACTGCAGGGCTAGCTGCAgtgtctgcttttattttgcagggaTAAACGGGAGAGACTTGGAATGGTTTCAGTTGATGTTGGTAGACTTGGAATTTCTTTGACTTGATCAGCTGCGTCTAAAATCAGGCACACAAAGCAGACTCGTAAAAGCTGGCATGGATTCATTGTGAGAGATGCAGGCAGTGGAAAATTGGAGGCTATTTTCTTCATGCATCCTCATAGGTTTCACTAAAccaaggataaaaaaataagcaaaataacttCAAGTGGCACTGCAGGGTCAGCAGTACATCTATAATTTTGCTTCTTCATGGGTCAGCAGCAAAGCTACTGGAACAGCTGTAGACCATGTATGGGTCAGCACTGAACTCAAGTATGTAGCAGCTGGGGAAGCTTGCCTCAGTTGGAGGCTAGCAGGAGACCAGTGCAAGATCCAAGGTGCTGCTGTAGACCTGGCACATCTGTAAAATGCTGAGGATCCCATTCTGTAATCAAAgttgttgcttttaaatgtcATGTGAAGAAATACACATAACTGTTACCAAAATAGCTCCTGTATAATTAGAAAGCAGTAATAGGCTTTAAAATCTATATTTGGAGTTGCAGTTCACTTCTGTCATACTGTGTGCATATGAAGTCTGGGCTGGAGAAAGATATTTTCTGGGAAACCAATGGCTAGCATAAATTTAGTGTGTGCCTGGGAGTTCAAGCCAGTGCACTGCTGCTAAGGATATAGACAGCTGGCTGGGGTCCACAGGACTATGACTGAAGCTCTCCCTGGTGGCTGAACCACAGAAAATGGGCCTCTTCAGGCATTGTAGCTGTCAGTAGGAGAGCTGGGAGAGGTCAGTGGACAAAAAAACTTTCTTAGTGCGAGTTTGGATTGACAAGCACTTCTTCAGGGAATGAAGATAAAATGTGAGAAAGCCAGTGGAATGGTAAAACatgaattttacttttctcactcacaaaatatgtaaaatgcTGAAAGCTACAGGGTCCACTCCTAAGGAGAACAAGCAGGCTTGCAGAGAAGAGCACTGcttgcttccttctcttccGACACAGAGAATGGGGTGTGTTCATGTGTTTATTCTAGATACTTCTCAGATGATAGGCTGCCACAGAATTCTGATCAATGGAAAGCAGAGAATAGGTGAGAGACTATTGCCTAACAATAATAGTTAGGGCTGCAGAAGCCTTGTATAAGaactctaattttttttttagaaggaggaatgaaaaattattaGGGAAACTTATGTATGGTAAAGCATTAGTGTTTTCTTGGGCACtaaattcagttattttattgTAGCACTGACCTAGCTTTGGGTTAGTGTGCATGGCTCTCATCCAGTGATGGAAGAAAATAGGTTTTATGTAGTCTTTCAACtgactagcttttttttttagcaatttaTAATCCTAAAACTGAGGTAGATCAGCTGTTAGTAGCAGATGTAGGTTTTTTACCACttatatttttatctgataAGCTAGAAATTTATCACCTAGACTCCTGTGGCTgctttgtgtgtatatatacaccaTGTGTTACACAAGTGTGACAGTTTTGCATGTGAAAGGGTGGGGAGAAGGAACAAACCTTGCTATTGGCTTCTGTTTGCCTAAAATAGGTCTGCtgtctgctgcttgctttttatcATCTAAAGCATCTTCACCTTAGTGCTGGTTGTCTGTCATCTTGATGCTGTTCCTTGAAACTCACTGTTACGTGTTATCTCTTCAGTCTCACAAAGACTGCATCTTCCTGTGCCACATCCGGCTCTGTCAAGCTGGAATCTCAGGATCAGCAGGAAACCAAACCTTCATAGAAGCCTTGTGGAGCATGGCACTGCTCTGTTGCATTTCTGCGTGCTAATTGTTGCCTGAAACTTTATATGGAGCTGCATTGTCTGTCTGGATCGCTGTCACTTCCTTACTACTATTTGAGTGGGTGTAAGAGCTACTGCATCTATGCTGAGCTTCTGAGTATGATACAGCTTAGTTTGTTACAGCCCAGCGCTGTATAAACAAgcacttcttcctcttctgtttatttcatattaaaagcAACTTCATTTAGGAGCTGTAAATGTCTTAACACAggcttttggggaaaaatctGTTAGCTGTCCCCCTAAGCACagttgttttcttgtatttcagcaATTCCAGTCCGAAGCTCCAGGCTGCCATTGCTGTCTGATGCCATGCCAGCGCCAACTCATCTGTTCCCATTGATTCGTAACTGTGAGATTAGCAGAATATGCAGTACTGTTTGTTACTGCCACCATAAACATCTGTGTtgcttttcctctcattttgcTCACGGTCACTTCAGATATGCACCTCAGAAGAGATTTGCAGCACTTTATAGGCCAAAGGAgaaatttaatcattttattcaTGCGAGGGATTATGCTTCTACGCCACAGAGATTTTACCTCACTCCTCCGCAGGTCAACAGCATCCTGAAGGCAAATGAATACAGTTTTAAAGTCCCAGAGTTTGATGGGAAGAATGTGAGTTCTGTCCTTGGCTTTGATAGCAACCAGTTGCCTGCTAATGCTCCAATCGAAGACCGGAGAAGCGCTGCCACTTGCTTACAGACACGAGGGATGCTTCTGGGTGTGTTTGATGGCCATGCAGGCTGTGCTTGTGCTCAAGCTGTCAGTGAGAGACTGTTCTACTACATTGCTGTCTCTTTGTTACCTCATGAGACTTTActtgaaatagaaaatgctgtGGAAAGCGGTAGAGCTCTGTTGCCTATTCTGCAGTGGCACAAGCATCCCAATGATTACTTTAGCAAAGAAGCTTCCAAGCTTTACTTCAATAGTCTGAGGACTTACTGGCAGGAGCTGATTGATCTCAATAGTGGAGAGACTACGGATGTGAAAGAAGCtttaattaatgcttttaaGAGGCTTGATAATGATATTTCTCTAGAAGCTCAAGTAGGAGATCCAAATTCTTTTCTTAACTACCTGGTACTGCGAGTAGCATTTTCTGGTGCAACTGCCTGTGTGGCCCATGTAGATGGTGTTGACTTGCATGTGGCAAACACAGGTGACAGCAGGGCAATGCTTGGGGTTCAGGAAGAAGATGGCTCTTGGTCTGCAGTTAATCTCTCCTATGACCACAATGCACAAAACGAGCGTGAAGTGGAACGTGTCAAAACGGAGCATCCCAAGTCTGAAGAGAAGAGTCTTGTGAAACAAGACCGTCTCCTGGGCCTGCTGATGCCTTTCAGAGCTTTCGGAGATGTGAAGTTTAAGTGGAGTATTGAACTACAGAAGAGAGTAGTTGAGTCGGGCCCAGATCAGCTGAATGACAACGAATACACAAAGTTTATTCCTCCAAATTATCACACTCCCCCTTACCTCACAGCTGAGCCAGAGGTCATCCATCACAAATTAAGGCCGCAGGATAAGTTTCTGGTTTTGGCTACTGATGGGCTGTGGGAGACTATGCACAGGCAAGATGTGGCTAGAATCGTAGGGGAGTACCTCACTGGGGTTCACCACCAACAGCCCATAGCTGTCGGTGGTTATAAGGTAACTCTGGGACAGATGCATGGTCTCTTAACAGAAAGAAGAGCGAGGATCTCTTCAGTATTTGAAGATCAGAATGCAGCGACTCACCTGATCCGTCATGCAGTGGGCAATAACGAGTTTGGCACTGTGGATCATGAGCGGCTGTCCAAGATGCTTAGTCTTCCAGAAGAGCTGGCTCGCATGTATAGAGATGACATTACAATTATCGTGGTGCAGTTCAACTCGCATGTTATAGGTGCATGTCAAAATGAGGAACTGTGAATTTCCACTTAGGGAACTCGTTACCAAAGCTGTAACGATGGCCAGTACGAGCAGCAGatggaaaaacagacaaactcAATAAGTGAGCAAATTGGTAGCTTGCTAGATTCAACATAATCTATTGTTCCTGCCTTCCCACAGAGCTCTAGATGGAGGGGGAGTGCTATTGACCTAACATAACTTGAAGAGGAAGTCACAGTTTGGGAAAAGAGGTTTTTGTAATAACTTTGCACTATTGATTTCATGAATGCTGCTAGAACAGTGTCTTGCATTTGGCAGAGCTGCatgagggagggaagggaggactAAGAATTAACTACCAAACATCTGGCTGTTcaagaaacaaagcctgttAACATCTGTAAATATCACTGTCTTAAAAGATGAGTAACAAGGAATGTTGTTGAATTCTTACAGGGCTAATTCTTGCTGAGTAGGTGTGGTTATTTGTGAATATATTGACAACCTTTTCCTCTGAGTAGGAGGATGACTTTAACGGAGTAGGTCTTCGACGTAACAAAGTTATCTCACTCATATAGACAATGTCATTTGCTTAAGGATATTTGTCTAAGTGTTGACTTTCAATGCAGGTCTAAGCCATAATCAATACTTGAGATTCTGTTCTGGTTTAATCATATCTTTATATGCAGTGACTTCTAAATGTCTGTGCATCAATAGCTTCTTGGCTTGTGGGTTTCTGCACAACTTGTAGGGCAATAATACATTACAACATGCAGTTAAGATACCAAGTAACTTCGTGGAGGACTTCAGGATGAAGAAATTTCAGACTCCTCAGAAAGAGTCTATGTTGCTAGTCAAGACTGTGTTGGCTTTCCTAAAGGTCGTGTCCTTCATGTATATCCACCTTGTCTGGTGTTACTTATCTGGTAAGATAAACCTTCACCTGAAAAGATCAGGAAATCATTACTAACCTCATTGTGGCTTTGCAATTTGCACTCGTTTTTACTTTGGCTGTTTCAAGTGGTCACACAATGGATGTCTTGCACTTGAACACATATTTGTAAGAATGTCAGTTTTAGAAACtacaaattacaaaaaatgaagtatgGCTTGTACATAGGGTTTTAGTTGGGAAACTAACTGGCATGCATGGGTACGTTTAGTGGCTTTTTTCTCGCAGCTTTATTAGCAGCTCTGGTTCTCTGGACAGCTGGTGTATGCATGTTCTTACAGTCCAGAATGTTACCACATGGCAGTCTCCTGAATGGGTCTGTTTAGCTTGTAGTGGTTGAATTTGAACTTAAAAAGTAGCATCCTGGACTAAACTCGTGTGCCTAAAGTTGTTGGGCTCGTAACTGTAAAAAGTAGGGACTGACAACTATCGTAAAGGTTGTCATTGCATCTGTTTGACATGTTGCATTGTACAGATTCCTCTTAAGCTGcccttaatttaaaaattgaaatgctGGCTAAAATACCAGTCCTTGGTGACTGAGAGAATACTGGTAACTTGATTCCTGTGTTCTGGAGAAACTCTAGATGAATCATAGGTCAGCATATTTGATTTCACAGAGGTGTTTCAGCTAAAATAACCTCCTTAAGCCTTTATcattgccaattaaaaaaaaaaaaaagcccagcttAGTTTGGTTAGTTGAGTAATGTGGCACTTTCCACTAAATACAAGTATTTCCAGCTAAGCCTACTGTTACACTTAGCTTGAACAACAAACCTGTGCTGTAGTAAACATTGGCTCCTCAAATTCACGGAGTGCTGTGTGTACTTAGTGGCCTGCAGCTTTAATATGCCTTTCTTTACCCAGCCTGAAAATACCAGGATCAACTTTGCTGTAAGGTTAATGATATCTTAAGTTTGCATCCAAGATGTGAACAGCCCTTCTTTATttgaagggaaaaggggaacTCTAAAATGCTTAGACAAGTACTGGCTGTTGACATTGCTTCTGTATGTTGTGTTTTGGTGCCTGTCTTTAGCTAGGTCAGTAGACTTCATGTTCTTCTATCATTCAAATGCAGTATGTATCTAAGCTGTTACAGTATTTaactttcttacttttttttactgttaaagCTCTATTACATGTATTGATGTATTTAACCTATGATTCTTGACATGGATTTGGTACAAGTCATGGCTAAAAGAAATGAATATTGGTCCCATGTACACAATTTTTgaggaaaagctgctttttgtaGTAAAGATGCATATGTATGGGGTCAGACAATAGTATTTATGTATTGCTTGGAGACTTGCTCAGTATGTATGCAGTGAACAGAAACAGCGTAACTGCCTGCTGAACAGGTGATCTGAACAAATGTCTTTTAATAGATTCCAATAAAATGATCAATTACGCAGAAATTCATGTGTTTTGGATTAATATAGAATGCACTAGTGGCTCTGCCAGGggtggagcccatggagctcTTTTCGTTTCAAGAGTGTGTTCTGTTGTGTAGTCACAGTTATGAATAGACCAGATGGCTCAACAATGTGAAGCATAAATGGAAACAGGCTGGGAACTGGGCTTCAAAGCTTTCAAATGCCATAGAGGGTTGAACCCTACATCAGGTGTGCCGGTGCTGCCGCCTGCTGGCAGTACCGCTTAAATCCTCCCTGTCGGTACCTCTTGAGCATCCCCATCAGTTCCCTTTCCCTCACTGTTCCCTCGGGAGGGGACATGGGGGTGCTGCAGACAAAGCAGGCTTCCGCAGTGCACAGAAATTCGAGGCAACAACATAAATTGTGGGCTGTACCGTATACAGAGCAACGTTTCATAAGCAAATGATCTATAATACATGCAGGTCAAAATGGCAATGACTTGATGGTAAACTAAAAAGGAGCAGCTCTTACACCAGGGGCTAAGAATATGCTCTGGATTGTTCACCAAGCCTGTTGCAGGGAGTATTGGTATGTTCTATGGAAGGAAGCTGCAGCgaatgctttttttccaaaatacaagTTCTACAGCTTCAGGTATATGGCATAACCCAGATGGATGGCTCAATTATGACAGTCAACACAAGCCTTCAAGTTCTCCTTTAAGTCAATATCTTTAAGTGGTTCTAGATAAGTATGCCAACAACTGTTCTGCAGTAACAATCCTAGGTAAGGGGGGAGTGGGAAATCTTCCCATggtctgctttcattttaaggaTCTAACTCTATTCCcttgtgtttaaaaatggtATGTGTTATAAAATTCTGCCAAAAGCAAACATGTTACAGCTGTTACTGTGATAGCTTCCCCATTCTCAGTTTGCCTTTTGTATGCAGGACTTGATGAgttgagaacttttttttccatttccttacCATAGGGCAGAGTTCTGCATGTAGTGCTCCTAAAATGTGGTGTGTGCTGTAAGAGCAAAGTCTCATCATGACACGCTGTTTATAGCTGGACTCTTAGACTTGGGTTTCTGTACTTTGAACTGTTCTGGAGCAAAAGGATGTCTGCTAACAGCTTCCAGTGAGCATGCTACAAAATGGTTagactgctttttccttcctctggggGAGGCATATCTGTAATGAGATTACCTGGTGTAGGTGGATAATTCAGGTTTTCAGTCCTGCCCATTTGAAATGTCCCAGGCTCCCTGATGCAGACAGTGTCTGGTTTCATGACTTACAATAACTCCATGCCACCTGATTTGCACCAGTGATCTTTATCAGCGTGACTGCTGAACagtcagcagtgctgctgcacagcagtgcaagaacagcaccagcaccaggtGTTTGGGCGTGCCAGGGGAATAGTCCATGCagttaatagttttttttctatgtagGAAGCTCCTTGTTGCTGTTCAGTAACATGTAAATAGAAACAATCTACAGAGATGGAATATCAAATGTTAAAATGTCCTGTCTTTAGTTTGAGGAAAGCTGA
Proteins encoded in this window:
- the PDP1 gene encoding pyruvate dehyrogenase phosphatase catalytic subunit 1 isoform X1; this translates as MCVCPGPRRIAIPVRSSRLPLLSDAMPAPTHLFPLIRNCEISRICSTVCYCHHKHLCCFSSHFAHGHFRYAPQKRFAALYRPKEKFNHFIHARDYASTPQRFYLTPPQVNSILKANEYSFKVPEFDGKNVSSVLGFDSNQLPANAPIEDRRSAATCLQTRGMLLGVFDGHAGCACAQAVSERLFYYIAVSLLPHETLLEIENAVESGRALLPILQWHKHPNDYFSKEASKLYFNSLRTYWQELIDLNSGETTDVKEALINAFKRLDNDISLEAQVGDPNSFLNYLVLRVAFSGATACVAHVDGVDLHVANTGDSRAMLGVQEEDGSWSAVNLSYDHNAQNEREVERVKTEHPKSEEKSLVKQDRLLGLLMPFRAFGDVKFKWSIELQKRVVESGPDQLNDNEYTKFIPPNYHTPPYLTAEPEVIHHKLRPQDKFLVLATDGLWETMHRQDVARIVGEYLTGVHHQQPIAVGGYKVTLGQMHGLLTERRARISSVFEDQNAATHLIRHAVGNNEFGTVDHERLSKMLSLPEELARMYRDDITIIVVQFNSHVIGACQNEEL
- the PDP1 gene encoding pyruvate dehyrogenase phosphatase catalytic subunit 1 isoform X2 — translated: MPAPTHLFPLIRNCEISRICSTVCYCHHKHLCCFSSHFAHGHFRYAPQKRFAALYRPKEKFNHFIHARDYASTPQRFYLTPPQVNSILKANEYSFKVPEFDGKNVSSVLGFDSNQLPANAPIEDRRSAATCLQTRGMLLGVFDGHAGCACAQAVSERLFYYIAVSLLPHETLLEIENAVESGRALLPILQWHKHPNDYFSKEASKLYFNSLRTYWQELIDLNSGETTDVKEALINAFKRLDNDISLEAQVGDPNSFLNYLVLRVAFSGATACVAHVDGVDLHVANTGDSRAMLGVQEEDGSWSAVNLSYDHNAQNEREVERVKTEHPKSEEKSLVKQDRLLGLLMPFRAFGDVKFKWSIELQKRVVESGPDQLNDNEYTKFIPPNYHTPPYLTAEPEVIHHKLRPQDKFLVLATDGLWETMHRQDVARIVGEYLTGVHHQQPIAVGGYKVTLGQMHGLLTERRARISSVFEDQNAATHLIRHAVGNNEFGTVDHERLSKMLSLPEELARMYRDDITIIVVQFNSHVIGACQNEEL